The Carnobacterium divergens genome includes a window with the following:
- a CDS encoding glycoside hydrolase family 25 protein — MTIYYLQKDPKINKIKITAIIGVILLVSMAISLFVAKESNWSLFKEDTKSFPVKGVQVSQEDGYIDWQGIESNQVSFAYIKATEGSNYTDDQFAINWERIQGTSLRRGASHYFSFDSPGATQGIHFNQVVSTQKDDLPPVVIVELYDQYKQNPPKKESVVKELKDFIQVVMDEKGQNLILCVDANVYQKFIKNEFVKSDIWFVDTKNKPSKEEKIPWKFWEYTEEGELSKGNIKQQSLDFVVFNGNKSQFEKFGQ, encoded by the coding sequence TTGACGATCTATTATCTGCAAAAAGATCCTAAAATAAATAAAATTAAGATAACTGCAATCATTGGCGTCATTTTATTAGTTAGTATGGCGATTAGTTTATTTGTTGCTAAAGAATCTAATTGGTCCCTTTTCAAAGAAGACACTAAGTCCTTTCCAGTTAAAGGGGTTCAAGTGTCACAAGAGGATGGCTACATAGACTGGCAAGGAATTGAAAGCAATCAAGTGTCATTTGCGTATATTAAAGCCACAGAGGGCAGCAATTACACAGATGACCAGTTTGCAATTAATTGGGAAAGAATCCAAGGAACATCACTAAGAAGAGGTGCCAGTCACTATTTTAGTTTTGATAGCCCCGGAGCAACACAAGGGATCCATTTTAACCAAGTTGTTTCCACTCAAAAAGACGACTTACCTCCAGTTGTGATAGTTGAATTGTACGATCAATACAAACAAAACCCACCTAAAAAAGAAAGTGTTGTTAAGGAATTAAAAGATTTTATTCAAGTTGTTATGGATGAAAAAGGACAGAACTTAATTTTATGTGTGGATGCTAATGTCTATCAAAAATTTATAAAAAATGAATTTGTAAAATCTGATATTTGGTTCGTTGATACAAAAAATAAACCAAGTAAAGAAGAGAAGATTCCTTGGAAATTCTGGGAGTACACAGAAGAAGGCGAATTATCAAAGGGAAACATTAAACAACAAAGTTTAGATTTTGTAGTATTTAATGGAAATAAATCCCAGTTTGAAAAATTTGGGCAATAG